One Telluria mixta DNA window includes the following coding sequences:
- a CDS encoding response regulator, translating to MKYALIYDDDAAARRHSATLLKSLGYLVAETTTTQATLNATKALHFDVILTSSAHAAGDRRSLPGELSRLASGTPTVLLLDEDEPFPPLYHAFSATVTKPVTVRALRHALEFGLDGTGAHPVPSSIRFERRDGQRRRHARDRASTRLA from the coding sequence ATGAAGTACGCCCTGATATACGACGATGACGCGGCCGCACGCCGCCACAGTGCCACCCTGCTCAAATCGCTCGGCTACCTGGTTGCCGAGACGACGACGACGCAGGCGACGCTGAACGCCACCAAGGCGCTGCACTTCGACGTGATCCTCACCTCCAGCGCGCACGCCGCCGGCGACCGGCGCTCGCTGCCCGGCGAGCTCTCCCGCCTGGCCTCCGGCACGCCGACAGTCCTGCTGCTCGACGAGGACGAGCCCTTCCCGCCGCTGTACCACGCGTTCAGCGCCACTGTCACGAAACCGGTTACCGTGCGCGCCCTGCGCCATGCGCTGGAGTTCGGGCTGGACGGCACGGGCGCCCATCCTGTCCCTTCTTCCATCCGGTTCGAGCGGCGCGACGGCCAGCGGCGCCGGCACGCCCGCGACAGAGCCTCCACCCGGTTAGCATAA
- a CDS encoding RecQ family ATP-dependent DNA helicase: protein MTTHDPRLLHKGVLAVRRNTIRRLLHSVFGIEHLRDGQQRVIDSVLDGRDTLAIMPTGSGKSLCYQIPARILDGMTVVVSPLISLMKDQLEKLGELGIRAEQVNSSLSAEEERTALAAIEEGRCEIVFCTPERLTMPEFVDVLKAVRIALVVVDEAHCISQWGHDFRPAYLEMGGAIEALGRPPVLALTATATEDVVEDIGRQLNRPKMNVINTGIYRPNLQYAVVQVTNPDEKLQEALRLVRETQGTGIVYAATVKMAEEMHQVLLDAGESVTLYHGKLPAAERKANQELFMNDERRVMVATNAFGMGIDKPDTRFVIHLQIPANLEAYYQESGRAGRDGQDASCTLLFLQDDKRVQQFFLVKHYPTADEIRAVYEAVHALAGNETATPDRVDDVAGELAGPHLKVCLKLLKDAKLLRQNRKLAYLPGSATPDDKLFTAMAEVYRQKQERDKEALEQMVSYAVSGFCRWKLLLDYFGDEVEGFEKCCRCDNCLNPPAAVLTEEIEIRDDEFDREPEGQAPAGPAFDTGARVTVPKYGEGVVLSMAGDQVHIEFPDGEQRAFLADFVTPA from the coding sequence ATGACCACACACGATCCCAGACTCCTCCACAAGGGTGTGCTCGCGGTACGCCGCAACACCATCCGCCGCCTGCTGCATTCGGTGTTCGGCATCGAACACCTGCGCGACGGCCAGCAACGCGTGATCGACAGCGTCCTCGATGGCAGGGACACGCTGGCGATCATGCCGACCGGCAGCGGTAAATCGCTGTGCTACCAGATCCCGGCCCGTATCCTCGACGGCATGACGGTCGTCGTCTCGCCGCTCATCTCGCTGATGAAAGACCAGCTGGAAAAGCTCGGGGAACTGGGCATCCGCGCGGAGCAGGTCAACAGCAGTCTGTCGGCGGAAGAGGAGAGGACGGCGCTGGCGGCGATCGAGGAGGGTCGCTGCGAGATCGTGTTCTGCACGCCGGAGCGCCTCACGATGCCCGAGTTCGTCGACGTACTGAAGGCCGTCAGGATCGCCCTCGTGGTCGTTGACGAAGCCCACTGCATCTCGCAGTGGGGGCACGATTTCCGCCCGGCCTATCTCGAGATGGGCGGTGCGATCGAGGCACTGGGCCGCCCGCCCGTGCTGGCGCTGACGGCGACCGCGACGGAAGACGTCGTCGAGGACATCGGCCGCCAGTTGAACCGTCCAAAGATGAACGTCATCAACACCGGCATCTACCGGCCGAACCTTCAATATGCCGTCGTGCAGGTGACGAACCCGGACGAGAAACTGCAGGAGGCACTGCGCCTCGTGCGTGAAACCCAAGGAACGGGCATCGTCTACGCCGCCACCGTCAAGATGGCCGAGGAGATGCACCAGGTGCTGCTGGACGCCGGCGAATCCGTCACGCTCTACCACGGCAAGCTGCCCGCCGCCGAGCGCAAGGCGAACCAGGAACTGTTCATGAACGACGAACGGCGCGTGATGGTGGCGACCAACGCGTTCGGCATGGGCATCGACAAGCCGGACACGCGCTTCGTCATCCACTTGCAGATCCCCGCGAACCTGGAAGCCTACTACCAGGAATCCGGCCGCGCGGGCCGCGACGGCCAGGATGCCAGCTGCACCCTGCTGTTCCTGCAGGACGACAAGCGCGTGCAGCAGTTCTTCCTCGTGAAGCACTACCCGACGGCGGACGAGATCCGCGCCGTGTACGAGGCCGTGCACGCGCTGGCCGGGAACGAGACGGCGACGCCGGACCGCGTGGACGATGTGGCCGGCGAGCTGGCCGGGCCGCACCTGAAGGTGTGCCTGAAACTGCTGAAGGATGCGAAGCTGCTGCGCCAGAACCGCAAGCTCGCGTACCTGCCCGGCAGCGCGACGCCCGACGATAAACTGTTCACGGCGATGGCCGAGGTCTATCGCCAGAAGCAGGAGCGCGACAAGGAAGCGCTGGAACAGATGGTATCGTATGCCGTGAGCGGTTTCTGCCGCTGGAAGCTGCTGCTCGACTATTTCGGCGACGAGGTCGAAGGCTTCGAGAAGTGCTGCCGCTGCGACAACTGCCTGAATCCGCCGGCCGCCGTGCTGACGGAGGAGATCGAAATCCGCGACGACGAATTCGACCGCGAACCGGAAGGCCAGGCGCCCGCCGGCCCCGCGTTCGACACCGGCGCGCGCGTGACGGTGCCGAAATATGGCGAAGGCGTCGTGCTCTCCATGGCCGGGGACCAGGTCCACATCGAATTCCCGGACGGCGAGCAGCGCGCGTTCCTCGCCGACTTCGTGACGCCAGCGTAA
- a CDS encoding ligase-associated DNA damage response exonuclease gives MGDMVVVRKEGLYCVPGQFYIDPWRPVDRAVITHAHGDHARWGHKHYLASKQSVGILKSRLGQDINIDGVDYGDKVVHNGVTISLHPAGHVLGSAQIRMEYEGEIWVASGDYKVEPDATCAPFEAVRCHTFITESTFGLPIYRWDPQQDVFDDINGWWRRNAEEGRTSILYAYAFGKAQRLLCGLDPSIGPIVCHGAVEPLNRIYREGGVVLPHTQMVSETDKADLKKALVLAPPSASGSPWTRRFGDYSDAFASGWMLLRGARRRRGVDRGFVLSDHADWPGLLDAIHATGAQQVIVTHGSIPVMVRWLCQIGLDAKAFDTEYGEEDDEAVGATPGEPQVEQEPGEAKDA, from the coding sequence ATGGGAGACATGGTCGTCGTACGCAAGGAAGGCCTGTACTGTGTGCCGGGCCAGTTCTACATCGACCCGTGGCGGCCGGTCGACCGGGCCGTCATCACCCATGCGCACGGCGACCACGCGCGCTGGGGCCATAAGCATTACCTGGCCTCGAAGCAAAGCGTCGGTATCCTGAAGTCGCGCCTCGGCCAGGACATCAACATCGACGGCGTCGACTATGGCGACAAGGTCGTCCACAACGGCGTGACGATCTCGCTGCACCCGGCCGGCCACGTGCTGGGTTCGGCCCAGATCCGCATGGAGTACGAAGGCGAGATCTGGGTCGCGTCGGGCGACTACAAGGTCGAGCCGGATGCCACCTGCGCCCCGTTCGAAGCCGTGCGCTGCCACACCTTCATCACCGAATCCACGTTCGGCCTGCCGATCTACCGCTGGGATCCGCAGCAGGACGTCTTCGACGACATCAACGGCTGGTGGCGCCGCAACGCGGAAGAGGGCCGCACGAGCATCCTGTACGCCTACGCGTTCGGCAAGGCGCAGCGCCTGTTGTGCGGCCTCGATCCTTCTATTGGTCCCATCGTCTGCCACGGTGCCGTCGAGCCGCTGAACCGCATCTACCGCGAGGGCGGCGTGGTGCTGCCGCACACGCAGATGGTGAGCGAGACGGACAAGGCCGATCTGAAAAAGGCGCTCGTGCTGGCGCCGCCGTCCGCATCCGGCTCGCCTTGGACGCGCCGCTTCGGCGATTACTCCGACGCGTTCGCGAGCGGCTGGATGCTGCTGCGCGGCGCGCGCCGGCGGCGCGGCGTCGACCGCGGCTTCGTGCTGTCCGACCATGCCGACTGGCCCGGCCTGCTGGACGCGATCCACGCCACGGGCGCGCAGCAGGTGATCGTCACGCACGGTTCGATTCCCGTGATGGTGCGCTGGCTGTGCCAGATCGGCCTCGATGCGAAAGCGTTCGACACGGAATACGGCGAGGAGGACGACGAAGCCGTCGGCGCGACGCCCGGCGAACCCCAGGTCGAACAAGAGCCAGGGGAGGCGAAGGATGCGTGA
- a CDS encoding ATP-dependent DNA ligase: MREFARLYAELDETTATNRKLEALQNYFASAAPENAAWAVYFLAGGKPRQAVPSKLMRQYAIEYAGLDDWLFDESYAAVGDTAETIAHILPPPKHHSDVGLAVWMEERIGPLRGADPGTIRAALFSYWDELTWRERFLFGKLIGGGFRVGVSKLLVTRALASIAAVDSKLIAQRLMGWTDGRVKPTAAGFLQLIAAQTDNEHKLRGGQPYPFFLAHQLQGEPGALGDMGDWQVEWKYDGIRAQLVRRGGQNYLWSRGEDLITERFPELAGLSLPEGTVVDGEVLIWTTGDSPAPFADLQKRIGRKTLSAKLLAELPAVLLAYDLLELDGVDTRALPQHERRALLETLVTGAAQPQLRISPLVTADSWDDLGKLRAESRARGVEGMMLKARNAQYGVGRTKDVGTWWKWKIDPYAIDAVLIYAQAGSGRRASLYTDYTFAVWDGEGDARKLVPFAKAYSGLTDAEIAQVDNIIRKTTVEKFGPVRSVKPTMVFEIGFEGIALSTRHKAGIAVRFPRILRRRDDKPVEEADTLDTLKGLLGAVTP; this comes from the coding sequence ATGCGTGAATTCGCCCGCCTGTACGCCGAACTCGACGAAACCACCGCCACCAACCGCAAGCTTGAGGCGCTGCAGAATTACTTTGCCAGCGCCGCCCCGGAAAACGCCGCGTGGGCCGTGTACTTCCTCGCCGGCGGCAAGCCGCGCCAGGCCGTGCCGAGCAAACTCATGCGCCAGTACGCCATCGAATACGCGGGCCTGGACGACTGGCTGTTCGACGAATCGTACGCCGCCGTCGGCGACACGGCCGAGACCATCGCCCACATCCTGCCGCCCCCGAAACACCACAGCGACGTGGGCCTGGCTGTGTGGATGGAAGAGCGTATCGGCCCGTTGCGCGGCGCCGATCCGGGCACGATCCGCGCAGCGCTGTTCTCGTACTGGGACGAACTCACGTGGCGCGAACGCTTCCTGTTCGGGAAGCTGATCGGCGGCGGCTTCCGCGTGGGCGTGTCGAAGCTGCTCGTCACGCGCGCGCTGGCGTCCATCGCCGCGGTCGATTCGAAGCTGATCGCGCAGCGCCTGATGGGCTGGACGGATGGCCGTGTGAAGCCGACGGCGGCGGGTTTCCTGCAGCTGATCGCGGCGCAGACCGACAACGAACACAAGCTGCGCGGCGGCCAGCCTTATCCCTTCTTCCTCGCGCACCAGCTGCAGGGCGAACCTGGCGCTCTGGGCGACATGGGCGACTGGCAGGTCGAGTGGAAGTACGACGGCATCCGAGCGCAACTCGTGCGGCGCGGCGGGCAGAACTACCTGTGGTCGCGCGGCGAGGACCTGATCACGGAGCGCTTTCCCGAACTGGCGGGTTTATCTCTGCCGGAAGGGACGGTCGTCGACGGCGAGGTGCTGATCTGGACGACAGGCGATTCACCGGCACCGTTCGCCGACCTGCAGAAGCGCATCGGCCGCAAGACCTTGTCCGCGAAATTGCTGGCCGAGCTGCCGGCGGTGCTGCTCGCGTACGACCTGCTGGAACTGGACGGCGTCGACACGCGCGCGCTGCCCCAGCACGAGCGGCGCGCGCTGCTGGAGACGCTCGTCACGGGCGCCGCGCAACCGCAGCTGCGCATCTCCCCGCTCGTGACCGCCGACAGCTGGGACGACCTCGGCAAGCTGCGGGCGGAATCGCGGGCGCGCGGCGTCGAAGGCATGATGCTGAAGGCACGGAACGCGCAGTACGGCGTAGGCCGCACGAAGGATGTGGGCACGTGGTGGAAGTGGAAGATCGATCCGTATGCCATCGACGCGGTGCTGATCTACGCGCAGGCGGGCAGTGGACGGCGCGCGTCGCTGTACACGGACTACACGTTCGCCGTGTGGGATGGCGAGGGCGACGCGCGCAAGCTGGTGCCGTTCGCGAAAGCCTATTCCGGCCTCACGGATGCGGAGATCGCCCAGGTCGACAACATCATCCGCAAGACGACGGTGGAAAAATTCGGGCCCGTGCGGTCCGTGAAGCCGACGATGGTGTTCGAGATCGGCTTCGAGGGCATCGCGCTGTCCACGCGCCACAAGGCCGGCATCGCCGTGCGCTTCCCGCGCATCCTGCGGCGGCGCGACGACAAGCCCGTCGAAGAGGCCGATACGCTCGATACGTTGAAAGGCCTGCTGGGAGCCGTCACGCCATGA
- a CDS encoding ligase-associated DNA damage response DEXH box helicase, producing the protein MTKTQAEAAVDAWFAARGWKVFPFQRAVWKAALAGESGLLHANTGAGKTYAVWFAALLRGANRSRRANAGLRVLWITPMRALAADTQRSLEVSTAELAAASPDVIGTWTIGARTGDTGAAERARQSKSLPGALITTPESLSLLLSHAAARDQFRHLDMIIIDEWHELMGSKRGVQVQLALARLRRWNPGLVVWGLSATMGNLAEARSVLLGDPDAGVLVEGDLKKQIVVDCLVPQSVARFPWAGHLGLQMLQPVIAEIENHEATLVFTNTRSQSELWYQNIIEARPDWAGLVALHHGSLDREVREWVETGLKRGDLKAVVCTASLDLGVDFLPVERVLQVGSAKGIARLLQRAGRSGHAPGRISRVTLVPTNSLELLEAAGAKRAVATRRIEARQVPNKPFDVLVQHLVTVALGGGFRSEDFYEEVKSAWSYRHLTPEEWQWALDFVARGGQSLTIYPEYKRVLPDEEGVYRVPDVKIGRRHRMGIGTIVSDAQMQVKYVSGGRIGSVEESFIGRMKPGDRFLFSGRILELVRVHEMTAYVKRSESTRGAVSRWQGTKMPLSSELAHAALEELKLAGEGVYDGPEMRALQPLLEIQARWSALPDSDVLVVESMKSREGYHLFVYPFAGRAVHTGLASLFAYRVGRVMPSTFSIAINDYGLELLAPEAVDWATVFDAETGADVGLFDTSHLLEDVLDSLNATQLSQQRFREVARIAGLIFQGYPGQHKSMRQVQASSSLFFEVFRKHDSGNLLLTQAEREVLEQELELTRLRDTLVELHARRIAFREVKRATPFGFPLMVERFREKVSTEKLADRVARMVRELEKAAEA; encoded by the coding sequence ATGACCAAGACACAGGCGGAAGCGGCGGTCGACGCCTGGTTCGCAGCGCGCGGCTGGAAGGTATTCCCGTTCCAGCGCGCCGTGTGGAAGGCCGCGCTGGCGGGCGAATCGGGCCTGCTGCATGCGAACACGGGGGCCGGTAAAACGTACGCCGTGTGGTTCGCGGCGCTGCTGCGCGGTGCCAATCGGAGTCGCCGCGCGAACGCGGGCCTGCGCGTGCTGTGGATCACGCCGATGCGTGCGCTGGCGGCGGACACGCAGCGCTCGCTGGAAGTGTCCACGGCCGAACTGGCGGCCGCGAGCCCGGACGTCATCGGCACGTGGACGATCGGCGCGCGCACGGGCGACACGGGCGCGGCCGAGCGCGCGCGCCAGTCCAAGTCGCTGCCCGGTGCGCTGATCACGACGCCGGAAAGCCTGTCGCTGCTGTTGTCCCATGCCGCCGCGCGCGACCAGTTCAGGCACCTCGACATGATCATCATCGACGAGTGGCATGAGCTGATGGGCAGCAAACGCGGCGTGCAGGTGCAGCTCGCGCTCGCCCGGCTGCGGCGCTGGAATCCGGGCCTCGTCGTGTGGGGCCTGTCGGCCACGATGGGCAATCTGGCGGAGGCGCGCAGCGTGCTGCTGGGCGATCCGGATGCGGGCGTGCTCGTCGAGGGCGACCTGAAAAAGCAGATCGTCGTCGACTGCCTCGTGCCGCAGAGTGTCGCGCGTTTTCCGTGGGCCGGCCACCTGGGCCTGCAGATGCTGCAGCCGGTCATCGCCGAGATCGAGAACCACGAGGCGACGCTGGTCTTCACGAACACGCGTTCGCAATCGGAGCTGTGGTACCAGAACATCATCGAAGCGCGTCCGGACTGGGCGGGCCTCGTCGCGCTGCATCACGGTTCGCTCGACCGCGAGGTGCGCGAATGGGTCGAGACGGGCCTGAAGCGCGGCGACCTGAAGGCCGTCGTGTGCACGGCGAGCCTGGACCTGGGCGTGGATTTCCTGCCCGTCGAGCGCGTACTGCAGGTGGGCAGCGCGAAAGGCATCGCGCGGCTGCTGCAGCGTGCGGGCCGCAGCGGCCACGCGCCGGGCCGTATCTCGCGCGTGACGCTCGTGCCGACGAACAGTTTGGAATTGCTGGAAGCGGCCGGCGCCAAGCGTGCGGTGGCCACGCGCCGCATCGAAGCGCGGCAGGTGCCGAACAAGCCGTTCGACGTGCTCGTGCAGCACCTCGTCACCGTCGCGCTGGGCGGCGGCTTCCGGTCCGAGGACTTCTACGAGGAAGTCAAAAGCGCGTGGTCGTACCGCCACCTGACGCCGGAGGAATGGCAGTGGGCGCTGGATTTCGTCGCGCGCGGCGGCCAGAGCCTGACGATTTATCCGGAGTACAAGCGCGTGCTGCCGGACGAGGAGGGCGTCTATCGCGTGCCCGACGTGAAGATCGGCCGGCGCCACCGCATGGGGATCGGGACCATCGTGTCGGATGCGCAGATGCAGGTGAAGTACGTGAGCGGCGGCCGCATCGGCAGCGTGGAGGAATCGTTCATCGGGCGCATGAAGCCGGGCGACCGCTTCCTGTTCTCCGGCCGCATCCTGGAACTCGTGCGTGTGCACGAGATGACGGCGTACGTGAAGCGCTCGGAATCGACGCGCGGCGCCGTCAGCCGCTGGCAGGGCACCAAGATGCCGCTGTCGTCCGAGCTCGCGCACGCGGCGCTGGAAGAACTCAAGCTGGCCGGCGAGGGCGTCTATGACGGGCCGGAGATGCGCGCGCTGCAGCCGCTGCTGGAAATCCAGGCCCGCTGGTCGGCGCTGCCCGACAGCGACGTGCTCGTCGTGGAAAGCATGAAGAGCCGCGAGGGCTACCACCTGTTCGTGTACCCGTTCGCGGGACGGGCCGTGCACACGGGGCTCGCGTCGCTGTTCGCGTACCGCGTGGGCCGCGTCATGCCCAGCACGTTTTCCATCGCGATCAACGATTACGGGCTCGAACTGCTGGCGCCCGAAGCCGTGGACTGGGCCACCGTATTCGACGCGGAGACGGGGGCCGACGTCGGCCTGTTCGACACGTCGCACCTGCTGGAGGACGTGCTGGACAGCCTGAACGCGACGCAGCTGTCGCAGCAGCGCTTCCGCGAGGTGGCGCGCATCGCGGGGCTGATCTTCCAGGGCTATCCGGGCCAGCATAAATCCATGCGCCAGGTGCAGGCGTCGTCGTCGCTGTTCTTCGAAGTCTTCCGCAAGCACGACAGCGGCAACCTGCTGCTCACGCAGGCCGAGCGCGAAGTGCTGGAGCAGGAACTGGAACTCACGCGGCTGCGCGACACGCTCGTCGAACTGCATGCGCGCCGCATCGCGTTCCGCGAGGTGAAGCGCGCCACGCCGTTCGGCTTTCCGCTGATGGTCGAGCGCTTCCGCGAAAAGGTCAGCACGGAAAAGCTGGCGGACCGCGTCGCGCGCATGGTGCGGGAACTCGAAAAGGCGGCCGAGGCATGA
- the pdeM gene encoding ligase-associated DNA damage response endonuclease PdeM, protein MSNVTVDVAGEQLVLLPQKAVYWPREKLLAIADIHFGKAAAFRSFGIPVPRGTTTENLDALDALIDATGANHVLFLGDFLHARAAHAAGTQAVMLAWRRRRCDLVLTLVRGNHDKHAGDPADVLGIDLVDEPFTLGPLSFCHHPDLAAPGYVLAGHVHPVYVLATRFDALRLPCFVLGPRRMILPSFGSFTGGHSIHPEEGDRIFVTSGEAVHSVR, encoded by the coding sequence ATGAGCAACGTCACGGTCGACGTCGCCGGCGAACAGCTCGTGCTGCTGCCCCAGAAGGCCGTGTACTGGCCGCGCGAAAAACTGCTGGCCATCGCCGACATCCACTTCGGCAAGGCGGCCGCGTTCCGCTCGTTCGGCATTCCCGTGCCGCGCGGGACGACGACGGAAAACCTCGACGCCCTCGACGCCCTCATCGATGCGACGGGCGCGAATCACGTGCTGTTCCTCGGCGACTTTTTGCACGCGCGCGCGGCGCACGCGGCGGGCACGCAGGCCGTCATGCTCGCGTGGCGCCGGCGGCGCTGCGATCTCGTGCTGACGCTCGTGCGCGGCAACCACGACAAGCACGCGGGCGACCCAGCCGACGTGCTCGGCATCGACCTCGTCGACGAGCCGTTCACGCTTGGTCCGCTGTCCTTCTGCCACCATCCGGACCTGGCTGCGCCCGGCTATGTGCTGGCGGGGCACGTCCACCCAGTTTATGTCTTGGCGACACGTTTCGACGCCCTGCGCCTGCCGTGCTTCGTCTTAGGGCCGCGTCGGATGATCCTGCCGTCATTCGGATCTTTTACCGGTGGACACAGCATCCACCCAGAGGAGGGCGACCGCATTTTCGTTACCTCCGGGGAAGCCGTGCACAGCGTTCGCTAA
- a CDS encoding glycine zipper 2TM domain-containing protein: protein MATTRQTLAAAVVAALPLLSMTVTTPVQAQDHPRAARLAPRIDGFNVDEVRRLEPGTELNFDLYGTPGGYATLRIDGATRNLTLQETSPGTYQGTYTISTHDRINPGSAVTANLRVNDMVTTRLLAESIVRGPGRDDRSDRTASNMPHVERFDVRGSDDLGPGNELKFTVRGTPGAKVEVQIAGSRGIFFLPEVRPGEYSGLYTIRRDDRIAPDAAVTATIRANGRYSTATLGQPLMAGGNGQGLNPAGSQPRVARYCTNCATVEAVNVVQVSGDGSYLGTGAGAVVGGLLGNQVGSGSGRTAATVAGAVGGAIAGREIERNANARQRFEVVVRYANGATQTIPYENNPGFRVGDRVKVSDGVLIRD from the coding sequence ATGGCAACAACCCGACAGACATTGGCCGCAGCCGTCGTGGCAGCGCTGCCTTTGCTCTCGATGACCGTGACGACGCCCGTGCAAGCGCAGGATCACCCGCGCGCGGCCCGGCTGGCGCCCCGCATCGACGGTTTCAACGTGGACGAAGTGCGGCGCCTGGAACCGGGCACCGAGCTGAACTTCGACCTGTACGGCACGCCGGGCGGCTATGCCACCCTGCGCATCGATGGCGCCACGCGCAACCTGACCTTGCAGGAAACGTCGCCGGGCACCTATCAGGGCACCTACACGATCAGCACGCACGATCGCATCAACCCCGGCAGCGCCGTCACCGCGAACCTGCGCGTGAACGACATGGTCACGACGCGCCTGCTGGCCGAATCGATCGTGCGCGGCCCCGGCCGTGACGACCGCAGCGACCGCACCGCGTCCAACATGCCGCACGTGGAGCGTTTCGACGTGCGCGGCAGCGACGACCTCGGCCCGGGTAACGAGCTGAAATTCACCGTGCGCGGTACGCCGGGTGCGAAGGTCGAGGTGCAGATTGCCGGTTCGCGCGGCATCTTCTTCCTGCCGGAAGTGCGGCCAGGCGAATACAGCGGCCTGTACACGATCCGCCGCGACGACCGTATCGCGCCGGATGCGGCCGTGACGGCCACGATCCGCGCCAACGGCCGCTATTCGACGGCCACCTTGGGCCAACCGCTGATGGCGGGCGGCAATGGCCAGGGTCTCAATCCGGCGGGCAGCCAGCCGCGCGTGGCACGCTACTGCACGAATTGCGCGACGGTGGAAGCCGTCAACGTCGTGCAGGTCAGCGGCGACGGCAGCTATCTTGGCACCGGTGCCGGCGCCGTCGTGGGCGGCCTCCTGGGCAACCAGGTCGGCAGCGGCAGCGGACGCACGGCGGCGACCGTCGCGGGCGCTGTCGGCGGCGCGATCGCGGGCCGCGAGATCGAACGCAATGCCAATGCGCGCCAGCGTTTCGAAGTCGTCGTGCGCTATGCCAACGGTGCCACGCAGACGATCCCGTACGAAAACAATCCGGGCTTCCGCGTGGGCGACCGCGTGAAGGTCAGCGATGGCGTGCTGATCCGCGACTGA
- a CDS encoding Crp/Fnr family transcriptional regulator: MEAGRQRQGRLWSNLKEVCDLLHIPAAVSMNTEELLFQHVQFKTGQRVHTIGQAFDTLYIVNSGFLKTVLIDEFGNEQVLSFPMKGDMLGVDGIHTRHYASEAVALSDCDLILVPFKKLTALGRVHAELENLMYGVMSRELVREQAMIGMLGALSAEARVARFLISLAERFAAMGYSSKLFNLRMTRHEIGSYLGLTLETVSRTLSAFNEIGLITVDQRTIGIKDPEALKTLRRLPPSRSRAKQNAKHKAEADSAGDGQVLATA, translated from the coding sequence ATGGAAGCCGGACGCCAACGCCAGGGCCGTCTCTGGTCGAACCTGAAAGAGGTCTGCGACCTGCTTCACATCCCGGCCGCCGTCTCGATGAACACCGAAGAACTCCTGTTCCAGCACGTCCAGTTCAAGACCGGACAGCGCGTGCACACGATCGGGCAGGCGTTCGACACCCTGTACATCGTCAACTCCGGTTTCCTGAAAACGGTTCTGATCGATGAGTTCGGCAACGAACAGGTCCTCAGCTTCCCGATGAAGGGCGACATGCTCGGCGTCGACGGCATTCACACGCGCCATTACGCGTCGGAAGCCGTCGCCCTGTCCGACTGCGACCTGATCCTCGTGCCGTTCAAGAAGCTCACCGCGCTCGGCCGCGTGCATGCCGAGCTCGAGAACCTGATGTACGGCGTGATGAGCCGCGAACTGGTACGCGAACAGGCCATGATCGGCATGCTCGGGGCCCTCTCGGCCGAAGCGCGCGTGGCACGCTTCCTGATCTCGCTGGCGGAACGTTTCGCCGCGATGGGGTATTCGAGCAAACTGTTCAACCTGCGCATGACGCGCCATGAGATCGGCAGCTATCTCGGCCTGACGCTCGAGACGGTCAGCCGCACCTTGTCCGCTTTCAACGAAATCGGCCTGATCACGGTCGACCAGCGCACCATCGGCATCAAGGATCCGGAAGCCCTCAAGACGCTGCGCCGACTGCCGCCGTCGCGCTCGCGCGCCAAGCAGAACGCCAAGCACAAGGCCGAAGCGGACAGCGCCGGCGACGGCCAGGTCCTGGCCACGGCCTGA
- a CDS encoding response regulator, translating into MIRIVIADDHTIMREGLKRILDGALDIEIVGEAINGFEVLSLVRQGGFDLLLLDLSMPGRSGVDLIRQVRSEAPKLAILILTMHEEEQYAVRAIRAGAQGYLTKESAGTQLVGAIRKVASGRPYISTEVAEQLALNIMAPNEQLLHKQLSDREFEVFSLLVGGKSITEIANNLHLSVKTVSTHKTRIMQKMGMTSLSEMVQYAVAHRLLAPMKA; encoded by the coding sequence ATGATTCGCATTGTCATCGCCGACGACCACACGATCATGCGCGAGGGTCTCAAACGTATCCTCGACGGCGCGCTCGACATCGAGATCGTCGGCGAAGCCATCAACGGCTTCGAAGTGCTGTCGCTGGTACGCCAGGGCGGCTTCGACCTGCTGCTGCTGGACCTGTCCATGCCCGGCCGCAGCGGCGTCGACCTGATCCGCCAGGTGCGCAGCGAAGCGCCCAAGCTCGCCATCCTGATCCTGACGATGCACGAGGAAGAACAGTACGCCGTGCGCGCCATCCGGGCGGGAGCCCAGGGCTATCTCACCAAGGAAAGTGCCGGCACGCAGCTCGTCGGTGCGATCCGCAAGGTGGCTTCCGGCCGCCCGTACATCAGCACGGAAGTGGCCGAGCAACTGGCGCTGAACATCATGGCGCCGAACGAGCAGCTGCTGCACAAGCAACTCTCGGATCGCGAATTCGAAGTGTTCTCGCTCCTCGTGGGCGGCAAATCGATCACCGAGATCGCGAACAACCTGCACCTGTCCGTCAAGACGGTCAGCACGCACAAGACCCGCATCATGCAGAAAATGGGCATGACCTCGCTGTCGGAAATGGTCCAGTATGCGGTGGCGCATCGTCTGCTTGCGCCGATGAAAGCCTGA